A genomic window from Arthrobacter globiformis includes:
- a CDS encoding multicopper oxidase domain-containing protein, giving the protein MSPLDIHVNDGFVPMVDGSLVYHRGFGDRRTALNDPRPALAMSPRVITANGRVVASRTYPLSAPPPPHGRPQPLRPDPANRGEYLARRGHWASYFPERTLIAETGSLIQIVLHNNLAQPHEIRFHRAGPGGADVGSGPVAPGKTKLLQFRAPLPGTYVFTDPGNQPVERTLGLYGALVVIDPGNAWRLAPGAAEFERQWLWLCHDVDSNWARIASRGKTVDPLAVPAEPDYFTINGSSGFQSLAVSTDKELNERRDQDTLASGFPRETDVRNFSASPAAGAIRTGQLMRMVNAGIVDHQLHYHGNHVWTVRANGIDFPRSNGHVTAQGDVVLQQWEDTVQLQPLERKESMLSVRRPPDVVDAVWNARNEDWKYPMHCHAEPSQTAHGGLYPGGLVADWVLAGTTTPAPGTPPTAADPHQLFRSQVDFASDQPHEGSPETEFPQRPDVAKEFDFFNRKMTFPDGSEHEVWSFEADKLGRQLPGSTLRLTEGQLFHGTVKPGKRVHTIHWHGIEPDPRNDGVGHTSFEVTGHYTYQWRPEFGVAGNPNRGAAGTYFYHCHVNTPLHVQMGMFGPIVIDPPNTGASRWPVGARRHSIDGPLYDIETETLIAPYSLDPRWHELNHAAGLNGEDVGLNRFEPRHFFLLGGAIAHRPVGDNIVWAISAMKANVAGNGKHPTLVRMLNVDYFPTLTRITDSAGRPAKIAELIAHDGRPFWNTPSPTGPAVQPSVAGQPLLTNIIKSGAAEKFDFLLRPPTPGKYTISIQFLHWITSEVLATKTVTVTAA; this is encoded by the coding sequence ATGAGCCCCCTGGACATCCACGTCAACGACGGTTTCGTTCCGATGGTGGACGGGTCGCTGGTGTACCACCGGGGCTTCGGGGACCGCCGCACCGCCCTAAATGACCCGAGACCGGCGCTGGCGATGAGCCCGCGCGTCATCACCGCGAACGGGCGGGTGGTGGCCAGCCGCACCTATCCGCTAAGCGCCCCGCCGCCACCTCACGGCCGACCGCAGCCGCTGCGCCCCGATCCGGCAAACAGGGGGGAATACCTGGCCCGTCGAGGACACTGGGCGAGCTACTTTCCGGAGCGGACGCTGATCGCCGAGACGGGCAGCCTCATTCAGATCGTGCTGCACAACAACCTCGCCCAGCCGCATGAAATCCGGTTCCACCGTGCCGGGCCGGGCGGGGCCGACGTCGGCTCCGGACCCGTCGCCCCGGGAAAAACCAAGCTTCTGCAGTTCCGGGCGCCGCTTCCCGGGACCTATGTGTTCACCGATCCCGGTAACCAGCCCGTAGAACGGACCCTGGGCCTGTACGGCGCGCTGGTGGTCATCGATCCCGGAAACGCCTGGCGGCTTGCCCCCGGTGCGGCCGAGTTCGAGCGGCAGTGGCTGTGGTTGTGCCATGACGTGGATTCCAACTGGGCGCGCATTGCCTCACGGGGAAAGACGGTTGACCCGCTGGCCGTCCCGGCGGAGCCGGACTATTTCACCATCAACGGTTCTTCGGGGTTCCAGTCGCTGGCCGTCAGCACCGACAAGGAACTGAACGAACGCCGCGATCAGGACACCCTTGCCTCCGGGTTCCCACGGGAAACCGACGTGCGGAACTTCAGCGCCTCCCCTGCCGCCGGTGCCATCCGCACCGGGCAGCTGATGAGAATGGTCAACGCCGGCATCGTGGACCACCAGTTGCACTACCACGGCAATCACGTGTGGACCGTTCGCGCCAACGGCATCGATTTCCCCCGCTCCAACGGCCATGTCACAGCCCAAGGGGATGTCGTCCTGCAACAGTGGGAGGACACCGTCCAGCTGCAGCCGCTGGAGCGGAAGGAATCCATGCTCTCCGTCCGCCGTCCCCCGGACGTGGTGGACGCCGTCTGGAATGCGCGCAACGAGGACTGGAAATATCCGATGCACTGCCACGCGGAGCCGTCCCAGACTGCGCACGGTGGCTTGTACCCTGGCGGGCTGGTCGCGGACTGGGTGCTGGCCGGAACAACGACACCTGCGCCTGGAACACCCCCCACAGCTGCGGATCCCCACCAGCTGTTCCGAAGCCAGGTGGACTTCGCTTCAGACCAGCCCCACGAAGGTTCCCCGGAGACTGAGTTTCCGCAACGGCCGGACGTGGCCAAGGAGTTCGACTTCTTCAACCGGAAAATGACCTTCCCGGACGGCTCGGAGCACGAAGTGTGGAGCTTCGAGGCCGACAAACTGGGTCGCCAGTTGCCGGGCTCGACGCTTCGGCTGACGGAGGGGCAACTCTTCCATGGCACGGTCAAGCCGGGCAAGCGCGTCCACACCATCCACTGGCACGGCATCGAACCCGATCCCCGAAACGACGGCGTGGGCCACACGTCCTTCGAGGTCACGGGACACTACACCTACCAGTGGCGGCCGGAGTTCGGTGTAGCCGGCAACCCCAACCGCGGGGCCGCGGGCACCTACTTCTACCACTGCCACGTCAACACCCCGCTGCACGTCCAGATGGGCATGTTCGGCCCCATCGTGATCGATCCGCCCAACACTGGTGCCTCCCGGTGGCCCGTCGGTGCCCGCCGACACTCCATAGACGGCCCGCTCTACGACATCGAGACCGAAACCCTGATCGCGCCCTATTCCCTCGATCCACGGTGGCACGAACTCAACCACGCCGCAGGACTCAACGGCGAGGACGTCGGCCTGAACCGCTTCGAACCCAGGCACTTCTTCCTCCTCGGCGGCGCCATAGCCCACCGGCCAGTGGGTGACAACATCGTCTGGGCCATCTCCGCGATGAAAGCCAACGTGGCGGGAAATGGAAAACACCCAACCCTTGTGCGCATGCTGAACGTGGATTACTTCCCCACACTCACCCGGATCACCGACTCCGCGGGCCGCCCCGCAAAAATCGCCGAGCTGATCGCCCACGACGGCCGGCCCTTCTGGAACACCCCCAGCCCCACAGGACCCGCGGTCCAGCCCTCGGTGGCCGGCCAACCCCTGCTGACCAACATCATCAAATCCGGCGCCGCCGAGAAGTTCGACTTCCTGCTGCGCCCGCCGACACCCGGAAAGTACACCATCAGCATCCAATTCCTGCACTGGATCACCTCGGAGGTCCTCGCCACTAAGACCGTCACCGTCACCGCAGCCTGA
- a CDS encoding sigma factor-like helix-turn-helix DNA-binding protein, protein MRDETAEGFGRDALNVGEVRRDFRRQGQTGFHGPRESKCPPDAAKPNGTGSEAAGQVEGSLKRDLIEEALTRLDREQREVLVALHYRKVPVSELAMHLNIPTGTVITCALSALRAIHRFLKDSPQQ, encoded by the coding sequence ATGCGCGATGAGACTGCGGAGGGCTTCGGGCGCGATGCGCTCAATGTGGGGGAGGTCCGCCGGGATTTTAGAAGGCAGGGGCAGACTGGGTTCCATGGTCCAAGGGAATCGAAATGTCCACCCGATGCCGCGAAACCCAACGGGACCGGTTCGGAAGCGGCCGGGCAGGTCGAAGGCTCCTTGAAACGTGACCTGATCGAGGAAGCGCTGACGAGGCTGGACCGGGAACAGCGTGAGGTGCTGGTGGCGCTGCATTATCGCAAGGTCCCGGTAAGCGAACTGGCCATGCACCTGAACATCCCAACCGGCACGGTAATTACCTGTGCCCTCTCCGCGCTGAGGGCCATCCACAGATTCCTCAAGGACAGCCCCCAGCAGTAG